From the genome of Syngnathoides biaculeatus isolate LvHL_M chromosome 15, ASM1980259v1, whole genome shotgun sequence:
gcgcacctggttataagccccacccagtacatttgtaaaggaaataccatttggtatatacatgggccgcagccgtgtaaaacccgcaagtgcccacattgaaacacgagatatttacaaagaaggacgGTAGAAGAAGGTACACATAGAGTTTAACGCgagtgccgccgcgctaacgccaacgctagcaccgccgcacGCACTGATGCTAGcggcgccacgctaacagggccagtgtgacggtctgagcgctcccccggtctcatagttccccttcttctacatagagggagctaacatacattataacctaaccctaaccctagccttaaaacaaaagttgaaaaaaagatatatacatatatatgtacattcgctgtgttcatctttctgagacgtccatagcgaacgtgAATGCTcggtgacaagttgtcgaatggcacatgttaaAGCATGGGTGaagacgtttcagactggccggaggtttacaaaatatacacgcatgagcattaatcacaaggagaaaaaaaacatactggtaaaatcactgagacacggcagtaacacgatagcgccgcgctaacagtcacttcctcggcacatattcattctcactcttaccttttccgctcaagtgccaccttgtggccgttagaaaaaatgcacaaattagccgcatcaccgcgtaaaccgcagggttgaaagcgtgtgaaaaaagctgcGGCCTattggccagaaattacggtatgtatttattttacattggaaaaatcaaccccctcccaaaaacaaaaatcgcaAAGTATATCCTACTTTATACTGAAGTAATACTAATTGATGATGATAATTCTGTtgtatgaagagcaaagttgGCTATCTACTGAaggagcatttaattgttctgtgattggctcccgcactccctCCCGGCATGGAGAGATGAACAAAGATCCAATCATTTTGTTACACCTGATGATCTAATGACACCCTGTGTGTAATGGTGCAGTGGTTGGAATTCACTCCTCTCAAGGCTCTTTCACATTGCCCTTGCCAAGATCTCTGACGCCCGCGACTTTCCTAttcaatgtgtgtgtggtgagagGTCTTCAGCCCATTTTGACCTGACGCCAAATGCCGTGTCAATGCAGGTAGAGTATGATGCTCAGCGTCGCATCATCGAGAAGCAAATGTGACATTCTGGAGCAGTGAGCCGGTGATGTCTAAAAGCTCCTCCAATGGTGAAATGACTTGTACTGTAAACGGCAAGGGGCAAATGAAGGAAGGCATAATAATTGCTGTGTCCCACTATTCTGATCTTTGGGCCAATAGAAATATGCCAAGCGGTCTCTGTGAGAGGCTTTCAAACTCCCTTTCAAAGCTCCATACTCCGCCTGAAATAGACGTCGAAGGGCTCTTTCTGGAACGAGAAATCTCAAGAAGAAGCTTAAACTCAGTTACTTCTGTCAAATCTGTGTCAAGAGGACAAATAATGTAGATATTGTTCTGTTACAGTCCATCCACCCAGTGAGGAAAGCCTCCCGACTTCCTTCTTGGCTGTTGCAGCACCATTTCCAAATACTGGAAGGTCGCACTGCCGTCGTCGTTGTCGTTTCAAACTGAGTGCAATGTGAAAGGCCCTTAACACAATCAAAGTTACAGATAAGATAATGCTGACCCAGTACCTGCCACACACCTTTTACCACCTTTGTTCCATTCACGACGAGTAGATGCCGTCCATCTGGTCGGATGAAGAAGAGAACTTGACAATGGGGAACCTGGAGCCCCTGACACCTGAGTCACTCCATTTCCCTCAAGTCAAGACTCCTCGGTGTCTGCTTGCCACTCCTGGAGTGGTTTCTTCTCCAAACaggtgactatttttttttctcagttgtgTCCATGCAGTTCTGAAAAGTGTTGTGTTGCTATAAAATGCTTCCACCTATTGGTACTAAATAGAGGATTTAAAGGGAGCAGTTTGAGGCTTACGCCAACTGGCCAACCTCCCTCCAGGTCACTGACGTCAAATATCGAACACAGCATCACTAAAATACTGACAATGTTTTCTACACATTTTGcttgcatttgttttatttacttgaATATTTACAGggtgtttaaaatgtgttttcaacaAGTCTGTTTAAAACATGATGTGCAAGggctaaaacttttttttttttccccattacatGGTCTATTGCAAATGATTACATATTGCGGATGGGTCTGTAATGCATTCCCGCAATGAAAGATAAATTAAAAAcccaattactgtaatttctggcccacAGACCGGATTAtaagacccagtacatttgtaaaggaaatatgatttggtacatacataagcaacacctgtgtaaaagtcgcaagtgcccacattgaaacccacattgaaacccgcattgaaacacgagatacttacaatgaaagacggtacacagaaagagttttcaaagttttaataccttagcttagcttaacatagcaacaacatggtagcacgaacagggctggtttaaaaaaaaaaaacaacataccggtaaaaaaacaaacaaacagccgcggcagctacacagtagcacaacactaacagagccggttaaaaaaaaacatacccaagtcactgagatgtggcagtaacacagcagaaacatgctagcgtggcgctaacagggttaattttaaaaaagcataccggtaaaaatcaatgagacgcggcagcaacacgctagcacagcgcttacAAGGccgattacaaaaaaaaaacataccggtaaaaatcactgagacacagcagcaacacgctagcacaaccCTAACACTaccgcagtgctaacagggctggtaaaaaaaaaaaaaaaaaaactcactggtaaaagtcacttcctcagcacatatattccactagtctcatgcttaccttttccactcgagtgctcccttgcagccgttagaaaaaaatgcacaaattagccccatcaccgcataagccggagggttgaaagcgtgtggaaaaatgttttataggccagaaattatggtagtatttttacaatttttctgTCGAAATGCACATATTATATTACAGCACACTTAATAACCACTTGCCACAACCCAGTTCGGATCAACACGCAAATACCGAGAACTGCATGTGTTACCACGATGACTGGGGCAGGGCTAGGGCATGGAACTAATAAAGTTCTGAACAGTGCTGCTGAGTTTGGCTTTCCAACCTGCCATGACAATTTTTCTATATTAAATCTATATTATATTTTTCCTCTTCCCTAGTTCAAAGAATGAGGACCTATATGTCTTTCAACtccagaaaatgaaacaaaatcaggTCAACCTCCGCAAACGAGTTCCAGCGAAGGTACTACTTATACCATAGTAATTCCTTGTCGGTCAAATTTTAAGAAAattaatactttttaaaatatcctTCTCAGAGCTTGTCGCCCACACCATCAGTCAAAGGGACAACACGAAAGTTTCAAATCCCAGGTATGGTTTATTTACAGAGTTCCCATAGGAGTGGATTGCTTGCAATCCAGTTCAACTTTATTAACAAAGCaaacaataacaatgaaaacaaaaatatggaagaaaaaaacatcttgaaaaatgtgtgtgtgtgtgtgttacaatgTTTTTACTAAATTGTATTTATACTTGGGTGGCAAATaaaattgaaacttttttttataaaagtgtacaaaattagttttctttttatttctttcaatgTTTCTTTACAGCATTCTAAAAACTAATTGAATGGTATGAGGTATAATAATTTAGATCAGGTTATCTTTTAAaatctgtaattttcatcaactTTAACCTGCTTTATGTCATTGAAGGAACTTTTTTTTACGCACGagttacatgtaaaatgcttcAATAGGTTCTTTCAGAcataaagaaggagaaaagtatcatacttttgttttttgttttgtccaatAGGAAACGATTCCTTTGTCGTTTTTGAGAAGTTTCCGGAGAAAGCTGCTGCTTTTTCTGACAGTGGGGAAGAAGAGGATTTTTACTTTTCTGACAGTGACTGACAAGTCCTTCTTCTAATGATAACTGAAGACTTCCACTCTTTCTCAGGTTTTAATGTGAGAGTCAACGCGTATCAATATATCCTCTGTGATTTTCCTGTCCATTAACCCTGGGTGTACTCTCCCTCTCACCCGAATTACCGGGATGGGCATCAACTCACCCACGAGTGAGTGAGGAAAGGCGggatacaaaatggatggatggctgagtTCATATGTAGATAGTGTTAGATGCATATTTGGCTTTTATTTTAGTATGTTTGAGTTGGGCTTGTTGCtttcttacaaaaataaaggttgTGTTCCAACTGTACAAATCACTTGTCACTTTTTCTCATAACGGCTTGTGGGCAAGAGCTCACAAGTTTAGCTAGTTTAGTTAGCATAGCATCTGACACATCATGTCTTTGAGCCAAAACTTTTGATTGAGTGATAttaaatttgtattattttaaaatgtcactttATTATTAATGTGGATTGTTTTTCCACATCCCTGAGaaatgttattcatttgtttgattatctgtAAGAGGGGTCCGCCAAAGAAAGTGTACcgtttgggcggcacggtggatcagctggaaagcgtcggcctcacagttctgatgacccgggttcaatcccagcgctccgtgtgtggagtttgcacgtttcccccgtgcctgcgtgggttttctccgggcactccagtttcctcccgcatgcTAAAAACCTGCAAtgttaattggatactctaaattgtcccgaggtgtgattgtgagtccggctgcttgtctctctgtgccctgtgattggctggcaacccgttcagggtgtaccctgcttccaaccgagcactcttgtgacccttgtgaggataagcggctaaaaaaatgcatggtgtACCGTTTGATGGTTAAACTGGATGTGTCCAATTatctgaaaaacataaaaacttgACCCACCCCATCTTCCCAAACGTGTAGGTGAACACATTGAACCAGTGGGACTTTTTTTATGTCGTCATCGTGTGTCGCTAGTCACGTGAGGTCCCTCACGTGATCATTGCACCCCTTGAGCGGCTTGTCCTCTAGCCAAAACCCAGTCGTCTTAGTGACACACCGTGGAGGACACAATGTGCATGCCGTAAGTGTACGCTTTATTACGAGTTCGTTCACACACTTTTCATTGGAAATATTCGAGTTGACTGAGACGTACGTCATAATAATATTACACGTTGTTTTGAAGTGTTTTTTGGCACCGTTTAACATGACCTACATCCTCGTTTGGCTGTTAGCGGCTAGCTAATTCAGCAAGTTAACTGTCGTAATAAGATTGACGTAGAGTTAGGATTATGAGAGAACATGCCATGTTATTGCATTAACTACACGATAAATCAGTTTACGACGTAGTTTTGGTTCCCTTGGCGCAGTCTCTGGTCAGTAATCAATGCCTAACACTGGAATAAAGTTGCAATTACAattaatatttgtatgaaaaaagaTATTAGtcgaattgaaaaaaaatgttagtcaGTACAGCTGTAATTTAGCGATGACCTCTGTTTACGGCGAAGTTCGGCGTTTGTATAACAAcgaaataccattttgtacgTAAATCGAAATGTGCTGTCACTAACGTACACTATTGGAAGCAAATATATGCATGAAAAACAAAGTGCCTTGAAAAAAACTATGTTGTGAATTGGGAAGAAGGTTGAAATGTGCATGACATtaaagtgaagcaaaaaaaaaaaaaaaataagtatattAGGCATGACTGAGATAGTCTGACATAAGCTGTCATCAAACTACTGTAACGTAGTAGAAAAGTCGTAATTGCATTGAATATTTGGATAAAAAACATTTCTAGGGCATAAATCTAAagtaatcaaatgaaaaaaggtAATACGACAGTGATTAAGCAATAACATAGTTACTTCACTCTGTAAACTAGTTCGTTGTGCATCGTTTAAATCCATAAAGCTGCAAATGTGACTATAACAAGCACCCATGTACACTGCAAATGTGACTATAACAAGCACCCATGTACACTATAGTATATTTTCCATCTCTCCCATCAGATTGGCTGTGGTCATCCCCTTGTTATTCAGCCCTTTGGTGTGGAGTGGATACCTGGAATTTGACCAAAATGTCTTGTAAGTAACTCCCTTTTTCcatcataatcatcattttGTGTCCAAACCAACATATTTTGACATTAGGACTCCTCTTCGCCATTTTATCATGTTTTTGACTCCTTATGGATATTctgattaaatatatatatgtacacacacacacacacacacacatatgcagtGTCACAAATGACCTTTATCATACTTCGGTTTATGTTAAGCAGCCCGCCCTTACCAGCTGATCAGCTGTGAATTTCCACCACTGGAACTTTCCCTATAAAATCTTGAGACATTTACCACCCTGCTTAAAATGCTGTCAACCCCACAGGAGTTTCGCCTGCCTGTTTGACTTCTGGTAGAATCTTTCATCACGCTCCTGTTCACTGTCAAGTTGAAGGGGCTGTTAAATTATGGACAAAACAAActactttttccacaaataaagGAGGtgattgttttccatttttgttccaTTCAGGGTTCCCGAGGACTGGACTCGTGTTGGGCGACTTCGACCAACCGAGAAGCTTGAGCTGACCTTTGCGCTCGTGCAGCAGAACGTTGACGTGTTGGAGGAGACACTCAAAGTGGTTTCTGACCCAGACTCGCCACAGTATGGTAGGAAAACAAAGCTCAGATTTTTCGCATACTTGCGTTGATAAAATCCCAACGGTATTATGTTCCGCGACCAACTGTATTTACACTGCGGCTCACTTCCTCATTGCAGAGTTCAAAATCAGATTTCGGTTTTTAAGATAAGAAGACTCTCACTTGGGTCTTTCAATTCTCCTCTTTCATTGAGTACTTCCGTGTTAGTTCTTGTATCATTTTTTCAAGAGgccttatcctcattagggttttCGGGTTAAGTGGgtactatcccagctgactttgggtgagtgGCGGGGTACATTCTGGAGTACcagaatttccggcctacagagcgcagcagattataaacctcacagcagcaacatgctaccacagcgctaacgctagtgcaccATTAATAGGGACGGTTAAAGAAAACatacggtaaaagtcacttcctcggcacatatggacttaccttttccgctcgagtggccccccGCGTCCAttagaagaaatgcacaaattagccgcatcaccgcataagccgcggggttgaaagcgtgtgaaaaaagtcacggcttacaggccggaaattacggtagttgccaGCAGGGTACATCCAGCCaagaatacccacgcaggcacgaggagaacatgcaaactccacactggtgggggctgggatttaaaccccagtgctcagaactgtgaggccaatgctccaaccagtttttccaccgtgccaccactcatgtacatgtgatttctcatttttcaaaattggaaTACATATGCCCAAAAAATAATGTTGCCATTATTGGGTCCTGTGAGTAGAATTTTGAAGAcgaaaaatttgaaatgaataattttgggATAACGCCGTACcataacaaaatgtggaaaaagcgAAGCGCTCGCACTACTTTCTGAATGCACTatacggacaatttagactcttcaataaatccaatgtatatttttggaaagtgggagtacctggaggaaacccagacAAGCACAGGGAGgatatgcaaacgccacacaagaaGGCCAAAGTTGAGATTCCAACCCGAGACCTCCTTTATGTGAGGCAGATGGGTTTTAACCACTAGCCACACTATGTTGACGCACTCATTTCTCCACAGGTAAATACCTCCAACTCGAGGAGGTGGCTTCCCTTGTGCACCCCTCCGACGCGTCCCAAAAAGTGGTGCGCAGCTGGCTGCAGAGTTATGGTGTCACAAACTGCTTGACAGTTCACACCCAGGACTTCTTGCAGTGCACTTTGACTGCAGAGTAAGTACCAGTTTATCCTTTTAAGCAATTCTTTCTCAGTTCCTCTTGGTCAGCACCCCGGTCAACTGTGCTGTTCacccaagacacacacacacacacacacaaaaaaagttttggctCAGTTCCTCTTTCTGTTGTTGAAATCAGGCCCGTGattaacttatttttttacacataaaaGATGTTgaggaatagaaaaaaaaaaacattactttaaagcaggggtgtcaaactcatttttgttacgGGCCACATTTTATTTAGGGTTTCCCTcacagagggccattatgattgtgaaaccatgaaaaatctTGAACTGACTCataatatttacacatgaaatttatgaactagttttggaatcagaaatcaagggtaatgggttttccaactattgttgttcaacgttatcatttataacatgacaatttgaaattttgtgacaaattttaacaaaaatcatggaagttgatacatgtTATTTGCCTCAGtgtgccacataaaatcatgcggcgggccagatttgcCCCCtgggcctcaagtttgacacctgttttaAAGCCACTGTCTGTACAGTTTCAAAAGGTGTTAGGATGGGGGCCAATGGCCGTTCAAAATTTCGAATGGGAAAACTTttgaattctgaaaaaaaaaaaaaaaaaaaaaaaaacaaaggttgaCCAGCGTCCTAAATGTTCAACGTCTGTGGTTCCAAGTTTAATTTTAGCCCAATTACATAATGGTACACATGTACGTGTTCTTGGCTTGTGCGTGAAGGGTTGCAGAGACTCTGCTCCCAGGCAGCAGGTTCCATCGTTACGTCCGAGACGGTCAGTCCATCGTGAGGTCCTCTGCTCCTTACTCTGTTCCCAGTGATGTTGCACAGCACCTTGATTTTGGTGAGGCTCATTTGTTTGTCTAAAAAGGCCACCTACCTGTGCTATCTTGTCGTTGAAGTTGGattttgatcctttttttttttttttttttaacagtgggAGGGCTTCACCGCTTCCCTCCTAAAGGACAAAAGCCCAGTATAGCCTCATCCAACTCAAAAGAGCTGCAGCGTAGCGAATCGTTTCACTTGGGAGTGACTCCTGCCGTTTTAAGAGCCCGTTATAATATGACTGCAACTGATGTGGGATCAGCTCAGAACAACAGCCAGGCTGTAGCACAGGTGCGACCCCCACTATCAAAATCTAACACTACGCATAGTGGGTCAAAAGGAGACATACATACATTtgggacatttttcattttattacatttacagGTTTTTTCCTAGCATCTTATCCTTTGTAACTGCTTTCCTTTTCTCCcctcaatttattttcatttttgcatcattgtcaaaacacttttttgccTGCTTTTATTTCTGCTTTCCCTGCTTTCTGACCTTTTTCCTGCCTACCTTCCCACCAGACCTTTATTTCTTGATGTCTTTTTCTGTCCTTCCTGTCTTTCCTTCCTTAGTTCCCATACTGCCATTATCCCTTCTTCCTTCTGTCGCTTAAACTGGTGTTTCTGTGTTCTATCGTTACCTCTTTTGCTCCACCTCAGACCtgcttttccttccttccttccttcttttttcttgctttctttACTTTCTCCCTTCTTTCCTTTTGTTCCTTCCTCCATCCctcctctccttccttccttcctttctttcctttctcCCTTCTTTCCTTTTTGTTCCTTCCTCCATCCctcctctccttccttccttcatccctcctctcctctcctcccttCCTTTATTCCTTTGATCCTTCCTTCTCTCCTTgtttctttcttcctccctccctcctccctcccttctttccttccttcattccttccatccatccatccagccatccaaaCCTGCTTTTTTTATGTAGCATCCttcctttgttttaaaaatacttttctttctttggcaCCCGTGCTGCTATCCTAATACTAATACAGTACTAATACTGCTTTAGAATCCAGTTACTTTGTTCTTCGCTCAAAGTATTTGACATTCTTCCCagtacctgtaaaaaaaaaaaaaaaataataaaagacatCTACTTTTGGCCCACCTTGTGTATGTAGTCACCTGCCGAAATATTTGGTACTGCTTTACGATTAGTGATTTAATACTAGAGccgtgttaaaaataaaaactatagaAAGTGATTTCTATTTTTGAAATataatcatgaaatataaatgtaaaaaacaacCACTGTTCACTctgacaatcaaaactgagcattgtTAGCATTTCAAAGGAAGAATATTTGATGCAGCTTTTTTATTGAATATACTTGTATTAATTGGGGGTACATATTCACGTGTTCGGTGAGTTTATACGGTATTGCACTCTTGGCCGTTAGCTAGTTGTTTCTGTTGTAGTTCTTGGAGCAGTACTACAGCCCTGCGGACCTGGCGGAGTTCATGAGCCTTTTTGGCGGCGGCTTCCAGCACCTATCCAAGGTGGACCGAGTTGTAGGGACGCAGGGCACTGGAAAGGCCGGTATAGAGGCAAGTCTGGACGTGGAGTACATCATGAGCACGGGGGCCAACATCCCCACGTGGGTCTTCACTAATCCAGGTCTGTAATTTAAGTCTTTGCACAGTCGCGTTTAGTTGTCAGTTTCATTTTACCATTTCGATACATCAACCAATCCACTCATCTGTCGTGTTCCAGGTCGTCACGAGTCCCAGGAGCCGTTCCTCCAGTGGGTGGTCCTTGTCAGCAACATGTCTGACCTGCCTCGGGTCCACACGATCAGCTACGGCGACGATGAGGACAGTCTGTCCACCGCCTACATGCAGCGCATTAACACCGAGTTTATGAAGGCCGGCGTCAGGGGGCTCTCGCTACTCTTTGCTTCTGGTCAGTAACAAGAAAtgcgatccatccatttatccttttcttgagcagcttatcctcacaggggttgcaggagtgctggagcctatcccagctattttcgggcgggaggaagggtacaccctgaactggttgccggccaattgcagggcacatatcaacaaacCACttgcactcacgttcacacctacggacgatttagagacttcaattaAACCTACATgcgacatgcaaactccacaaagtcggggcaggattttaaccctggtacttagaactgtgaagcagacatcCTAATCAGTCATTCTCTGTGCCGCTGTTCGCAAgcacttttgttgttcttttcaatAATATTGCGGGCCAGGTCAAATGTTATTTCTACAATTTGTTAAGGGCTGGCTAAAAATGAATGGCGGCCCATAAATGCCACTCTGGCTGTCGTTTGGACTCCCCTGatctgcaatgttttttttttttttgttttttttttaaatctggtaCAGTATTAACATTCATgaacagtagtttttttttttttggtgacaagTAGTGGTTTGAACTCAATCCGATGTGTTGTATTCAGGTGACAGTGGTGCTGGCTGTTGGCACATGGGCAAACAGCAAAACTCCTTCAGGCCCAGTTTTCCCGCCTCAAGGTAACAACTCTGAACCATGCAGCCAAACTCAATAACATtcatgaaatgtatttaaaaacaaaaaacaccatgTTTGCAGCCCTTACGTGACCACGGTCGGTGGAACATCGTTCAAGAACCCTTTCAAATTGACTTATGAAGTAACAGATTACATCAGTGGAGGGGGGTTCAGTAATGTCTTTAAGATGCCTGACTACCAGGTAAGAATACTTTGTAAACTTatcttaccgtattttccgctctataaggcgcacctccaatgaatgtcatattttaaaactttttccttatataaggcgcatagaagagacgctacagtagaggctggtgttacgttatgcatccattagatggagcttcacgaaaggc
Proteins encoded in this window:
- the tpp1 gene encoding tripeptidyl-peptidase 1 codes for the protein MCMPLAVVIPLLFSPLVWSGYLEFDQNVLVPEDWTRVGRLRPTEKLELTFALVQQNVDVLEETLKVVSDPDSPQYGKYLQLEEVASLVHPSDASQKVVRSWLQSYGVTNCLTVHTQDFLQCTLTAEVAETLLPGSRFHRYVRDGQSIVRSSAPYSVPSDVAQHLDFVGGLHRFPPKGQKPSIASSNSKELQRSESFHLGVTPAVLRARYNMTATDVGSAQNNSQAVAQFLEQYYSPADLAEFMSLFGGGFQHLSKVDRVVGTQGTGKAGIEASLDVEYIMSTGANIPTWVFTNPGRHESQEPFLQWVVLVSNMSDLPRVHTISYGDDEDSLSTAYMQRINTEFMKAGVRGLSLLFASGDSGAGCWHMGKQQNSFRPSFPASSPYVTTVGGTSFKNPFKLTYEVTDYISGGGFSNVFKMPDYQASAVAGYLKTVAATLPPKSYFNVSGRAYPDMAALSDNYWVVVNRVPMPWVSGTSASTPVVGGILSLINDKRLTKGLPVLGFLNPRLYKLKGQGLFDVTEGCHLGCFDEQVQGQGFCAAPSWDPVTGWGTPNYPALLTALLA